A genomic segment from Thermus sp. LT1-2-5 encodes:
- the leuB gene encoding 3-isopropylmalate dehydrogenase, which produces MKVAVLPGDGIGPEVTEAALKVLKALDEAEGLGLTYEVFPFGGAAIDGHGEPFPEVTRRGVEEAEAVLLGSVGGPKWDNLPRPIRPETGLLALRKSQDLFANLRPAKVFPGLEKLSPLKEEIARGVDVLIVRELTGGIYFGEPRGMSEAEAWNTERYSKPEVERVAQVAFEAARKRRKHVTSVDKANVLEVGEFWRKTVAEVGRAYPEVALEYQYVDAMAMHLVRSPARFDVVVTGNLFGDILSDLASVLPGSLGLLPSASLGRGTPVFEPVHGSAPDIAGKGVANPTAAILSAAMMLEHAFGLVELAQKVERAVAQALVETPPPDLGGTAGTQAFTEAVLRRLE; this is translated from the coding sequence ATGAAGGTGGCGGTGCTTCCCGGGGACGGCATCGGCCCCGAGGTGACGGAGGCCGCCCTGAAGGTCCTAAAGGCCCTGGACGAGGCGGAGGGCCTTGGCCTCACCTACGAGGTCTTCCCCTTCGGGGGAGCGGCCATAGACGGGCACGGGGAGCCCTTCCCCGAGGTGACGCGGCGGGGGGTGGAGGAGGCGGAAGCGGTGCTTTTAGGGAGCGTGGGCGGGCCCAAGTGGGACAACCTGCCCAGGCCAATCCGCCCCGAAACCGGCCTCCTCGCCCTGCGGAAAAGCCAGGACCTCTTCGCCAACCTCCGCCCCGCCAAGGTCTTCCCGGGGCTGGAGAAGCTTTCCCCTCTGAAGGAGGAGATCGCCCGGGGGGTGGACGTCCTCATCGTGCGGGAGCTCACCGGGGGGATCTACTTCGGGGAGCCTCGAGGCATGTCCGAGGCAGAAGCTTGGAACACGGAGCGTTACAGCAAGCCCGAGGTGGAGCGGGTGGCCCAGGTGGCCTTCGAGGCGGCGAGGAAGCGCAGGAAACACGTCACCAGCGTGGACAAGGCGAATGTCCTCGAGGTGGGGGAGTTTTGGCGCAAGACCGTGGCGGAGGTGGGGCGAGCCTACCCCGAGGTGGCCCTGGAGTACCAGTACGTGGACGCCATGGCCATGCACCTGGTGCGCAGCCCCGCCCGCTTTGACGTGGTGGTGACGGGCAACCTCTTCGGGGATATCCTCTCGGACCTGGCGAGCGTCCTCCCTGGCTCCTTGGGGCTCCTCCCCTCCGCCTCCTTGGGCCGGGGCACCCCGGTCTTTGAGCCCGTGCACGGCTCCGCCCCGGACATCGCCGGCAAGGGGGTGGCCAACCCCACCGCCGCCATCCTCTCCGCCGCCATGATGCTGGAGCACGCCTTCGGCCTGGTGGAGCTGGCCCAGAAGGTGGAAAGGGCGGTGGCCCAGGCCCTGGTGGAAACCCCGCCCCCCGACCTGGGGGGCACCGCGGGCACCCAGGCCTTTACGGAGGCCGTGCTCCGCCGCCTAGAATGA
- the leuC gene encoding 3-isopropylmalate dehydratase large subunit, protein MGKTLYEKVWEAHEVRRLRNGQSQLFIDLHLLHEVTSPQAFGMLKDLGLKVRYPHRTFATVDHIVPTHDRTEPFQDPLAQSMLEALRHNTQEHGITFFDLGSGNQGIVHVIGPQLGLTQPGMTIACGDSHTSTHGAFGAVAFGIGTSQVRDVLATQTLAAQKLKVRRINVEGKLAPGVYAKDVILHLIRHLGVKGGLGYAYEYGGSAVEAMDMESRMTLCNMSIEGGARVGYVNPDETTFRYLEGRPYVPKGAEWEEAKKRWLAWRSDPDASYDDVVTFRAEEIAPTVTWGITPGQAIPIDGRIPLLEELPEEERPVAEEALAYMGFQPGQPIKGVPIQVAFIGSCTNARLSDLREVARYLKGHRVKKGVRALVVPGSEWVAKRAEEEGIAEIFREAGFEWRNPGCSMCLAMNPDRLEGDELCASSSNRNYKGRMGSPRGRTVLMSPLMVAAAAVAGEIADAREVFGVVGAR, encoded by the coding sequence ATGGGAAAGACGCTGTACGAGAAGGTTTGGGAAGCCCACGAGGTAAGGAGGCTCAGAAACGGGCAGAGCCAGCTCTTCATAGACCTGCACCTCCTGCACGAGGTGACGAGCCCTCAGGCCTTCGGGATGCTGAAGGACCTGGGGCTCAAGGTGCGCTACCCGCACCGCACCTTCGCCACCGTGGACCACATCGTCCCCACCCACGACCGCACCGAGCCCTTCCAAGACCCCCTGGCCCAGAGCATGCTGGAGGCCCTCCGGCATAACACCCAGGAACACGGCATCACCTTCTTTGACCTGGGGAGCGGAAACCAGGGTATCGTCCACGTGATTGGGCCCCAGCTCGGCCTCACCCAACCCGGCATGACCATCGCCTGCGGCGACTCCCACACCTCCACCCACGGGGCCTTCGGGGCGGTGGCCTTCGGCATCGGCACCAGCCAGGTGCGGGACGTCCTCGCCACCCAGACCCTAGCCGCCCAGAAGCTCAAGGTGCGGCGGATCAACGTGGAGGGGAAGCTTGCCCCCGGGGTCTACGCCAAGGACGTGATCCTCCACCTCATCCGCCACCTGGGGGTGAAGGGGGGCTTGGGCTACGCCTACGAGTACGGGGGAAGCGCCGTGGAGGCCATGGACATGGAAAGCCGCATGACGCTTTGCAACATGTCCATTGAAGGTGGGGCCCGGGTGGGCTACGTGAACCCCGACGAGACCACCTTCCGCTACCTCGAGGGCCGCCCCTACGTCCCCAAAGGGGCCGAGTGGGAGGAGGCCAAGAAGCGGTGGCTCGCCTGGCGCTCCGACCCCGACGCCTCCTACGACGACGTGGTCACCTTCCGCGCCGAGGAAATCGCCCCCACCGTCACCTGGGGCATCACTCCGGGGCAGGCCATCCCCATAGACGGCCGCATCCCCCTCTTGGAGGAACTTCCCGAGGAGGAGCGCCCCGTGGCCGAGGAGGCCTTGGCCTACATGGGCTTCCAGCCGGGACAGCCCATCAAGGGGGTGCCCATCCAGGTGGCCTTCATCGGGAGCTGCACCAACGCAAGGCTTTCCGACCTGCGGGAGGTGGCCCGCTACCTCAAGGGGCACAGGGTGAAGAAGGGGGTGCGGGCCCTGGTGGTGCCGGGCTCGGAGTGGGTGGCGAAGCGGGCCGAGGAGGAAGGGATCGCCGAGATCTTCCGCGAGGCGGGGTTTGAGTGGCGCAACCCGGGGTGCTCCATGTGCCTGGCCATGAACCCCGACCGCCTGGAAGGGGACGAGCTTTGCGCCTCCAGCTCCAACCGCAACTACAAAGGGCGCATGGGAAGCCCCAGGGGGCGCACGGTGCTCATGAGCCCCCTCATGGTGGCGGCGGCGGCGGTGGCCGGGGAGATTGCCGACGCCCGGGAGGTCTTCGGCGTGGTGGGCGCGCGCTAA
- a CDS encoding SDR family NAD(P)-dependent oxidoreductase produces MRKTLILTGASRGIGKALALELAKAGYDLVLNARSEAPLRGVAEEAQALGARVTHVAGSAGKAEVAEALVQKAVELGHFFGYIHNAGVLHPGPLLYEVAEALFMEVLEANLLAGYQLARFAYPLLRHQGEGLAVYVGSGAAETNLPGIGAYAVAKAAEEHLARQLATEVPEVACFIYRPGVVETEMQRQAREAQGSAAPVLQRVFRGYKEEGLLLTPEEAARALVRLLPKARQYHGKTASWRDA; encoded by the coding sequence ATGAGAAAGACCCTGATCCTCACCGGGGCGAGCCGGGGCATCGGTAAAGCCCTAGCCCTGGAGCTCGCTAAGGCGGGTTACGACCTGGTGCTCAACGCCCGCTCGGAGGCCCCCCTAAGGGGGGTGGCGGAGGAGGCCCAGGCCCTGGGGGCTAGGGTGACCCACGTGGCGGGGAGCGCCGGCAAGGCCGAGGTGGCCGAGGCCCTGGTGCAGAAGGCGGTGGAGCTCGGCCACTTCTTCGGCTACATCCACAACGCCGGGGTCCTGCACCCAGGGCCTTTGCTCTACGAGGTAGCGGAGGCCCTCTTCATGGAGGTCCTCGAGGCCAACCTCCTCGCCGGCTACCAACTCGCCCGCTTCGCCTATCCCCTCCTAAGGCACCAGGGGGAAGGGCTTGCGGTCTACGTGGGCTCGGGGGCAGCGGAGACGAACCTCCCCGGCATCGGCGCCTACGCCGTGGCCAAGGCGGCGGAGGAGCACCTGGCGCGGCAGCTGGCCACGGAGGTGCCCGAGGTGGCCTGTTTTATTTACCGCCCCGGGGTGGTGGAAACCGAGATGCAACGTCAAGCCCGAGAGGCACAGGGAAGCGCTGCTCCTGTGCTGCAGCGGGTCTTTAGGGGCTACAAGGAAGAAGGCCTTCTACTTACGCCGGAGGAGGCGGCCAGGGCCCTGGTGCGCCTTCTCCCCAAGGCAAGGCAGTACCACGGCAAAACCGCCAGCTGGAGGGACGCATGA
- the ilvD gene encoding dihydroxy-acid dehydratase, with protein MRSDRIKKGLQQAPARSMLRAVGVGDEDFHRPFVGVVNTFTDGMPCNFHLRQLALDLKAGLREAGLVPFEFGAPAISDGISMGTPGMRASLVSREVIADSVELVAQGYLYDGMVALSACDKTIPGGAMGVIRSGVPGMVLYGGTIAPGEWRGRKLTIVEVFEAVGQRAAGRITDEELLEVEKRAIPGPGACGGQYTANTMAMVLEVLGLSPVGYNAIPAVHPEKAQATRAAGRILAEAIARDWKPKDFLTRRSFLNAIATVAATGGSTNAVLHLLAMAKEAGVELRLDDFDEVSRKTPVIADLRPWGTYTAWELYEAGGTALVFKRLLEAGLLYGEEKTLTGKTLAEEVERAYREREGQQVVFPVERALKPHGGLVVLKGNLAPQGAVLKLAGTERTFFEGTARVFDSEEAAMEKVLKGEICPGDVVVIRYVGPKGAPGMPEMLSVTSALVGEGLGPEVALLTDGRFSGGTRGLMIGHIAPEAFVGGPIALLEEGDRVRIDVENRRLEVLLPEEELARRRERWQPRPPAFRHGLFARYAALVRQADEGASLENPL; from the coding sequence ATGAGATCAGATCGCATCAAGAAAGGACTGCAGCAGGCCCCGGCCCGGAGCATGCTCCGGGCGGTGGGGGTGGGGGACGAGGACTTCCACAGGCCCTTCGTGGGGGTGGTGAACACCTTTACGGATGGGATGCCCTGCAACTTCCACCTGCGGCAGCTGGCCCTGGACCTCAAGGCGGGCCTAAGGGAGGCGGGCCTGGTGCCCTTCGAGTTCGGGGCCCCCGCCATCTCCGACGGCATCAGCATGGGCACCCCGGGCATGCGGGCCAGCCTCGTGAGCCGCGAGGTCATCGCCGACAGCGTGGAGCTCGTGGCCCAGGGCTACCTTTACGACGGCATGGTGGCCCTTTCCGCCTGCGACAAGACCATCCCCGGGGGAGCCATGGGGGTCATCCGGAGCGGCGTCCCCGGCATGGTCCTCTACGGCGGCACCATCGCCCCCGGGGAGTGGCGGGGCAGGAAGCTCACCATCGTGGAGGTCTTTGAAGCGGTGGGCCAGCGGGCGGCGGGCAGGATCACGGACGAGGAGCTTTTGGAGGTGGAAAAGCGGGCCATCCCTGGCCCCGGGGCCTGCGGCGGCCAGTACACCGCCAACACCATGGCCATGGTCCTCGAGGTCCTGGGCCTCTCCCCCGTGGGCTACAACGCCATCCCCGCCGTCCACCCGGAAAAAGCCCAGGCCACGCGGGCGGCGGGGCGGATCCTGGCCGAGGCCATCGCCAGGGACTGGAAGCCAAAGGACTTCCTCACCCGCAGAAGCTTCCTCAACGCCATCGCCACCGTGGCCGCCACGGGGGGGAGCACCAACGCCGTGCTCCACCTCCTGGCCATGGCCAAGGAGGCGGGGGTGGAGCTCCGCCTGGACGACTTCGACGAGGTTTCCCGCAAGACCCCGGTCATCGCCGACCTAAGGCCCTGGGGCACCTACACCGCCTGGGAGCTCTACGAGGCAGGGGGTACCGCCTTGGTCTTTAAGCGGCTTTTGGAAGCGGGCCTCCTCTATGGGGAGGAAAAGACCCTCACCGGAAAGACCCTGGCGGAGGAGGTGGAGCGGGCCTACCGCGAACGGGAAGGACAACAGGTGGTCTTCCCCGTGGAACGGGCCCTCAAGCCCCACGGGGGCCTAGTGGTGCTCAAAGGCAACCTCGCCCCCCAAGGGGCCGTTTTGAAGCTGGCCGGCACCGAGCGCACCTTCTTCGAGGGCACGGCCCGGGTCTTCGACTCGGAGGAGGCGGCCATGGAGAAGGTCCTCAAGGGGGAAATCTGCCCTGGGGACGTGGTGGTCATCCGCTACGTGGGGCCCAAGGGGGCCCCCGGCATGCCGGAGATGCTCTCCGTGACCAGCGCCCTCGTGGGGGAGGGCCTGGGCCCCGAGGTAGCCCTCCTCACCGACGGCCGCTTCTCCGGGGGCACGCGGGGCCTCATGATCGGCCACATCGCCCCCGAGGCCTTCGTGGGCGGCCCCATCGCCCTCCTGGAGGAGGGGGACCGGGTGCGGATCGACGTGGAGAACCGCCGCCTCGAGGTCCTCCTCCCCGAGGAGGAGCTCGCCCGGCGCCGTGAGCGGTGGCAGCCCCGCCCACCCGCCTTTCGCCACGGGCTTTTCGCCCGTTACGCCGCCTTGGTGCGCCAGGCGGACGAGGGCGCCAGCCTGGAAAACCCCCTTTAG
- the leuD gene encoding 3-isopropylmalate dehydratase small subunit, with amino-acid sequence MLEKFTVIRGRAVPLRGEDIDTDRIIPARFMKALTFEGLGRYLFYDERFDEKGNPKPHPLNDPRYQGASILLVESGFGSGSSREHAPQAIKRAGFRAIIGESFAEIFFGNATAIGLPCVALAPEDLAVLFQAVEQDPGLEVEIDLVNQEVRFGDRVAPLFIREEAREALTQGLWDPIGELLEAGELLDAFDRKLPYPRRAE; translated from the coding sequence ATGCTGGAGAAGTTTACGGTCATCCGGGGAAGGGCGGTGCCCCTTCGGGGCGAGGACATCGACACGGACCGGATCATCCCGGCCCGCTTCATGAAGGCCCTCACCTTTGAGGGCTTGGGCCGGTACCTCTTCTACGACGAGCGCTTTGACGAGAAGGGCAACCCCAAACCCCACCCCCTGAACGACCCCCGCTACCAGGGGGCGAGCATCCTTTTGGTGGAGTCGGGCTTCGGCTCGGGCTCTAGCCGCGAGCACGCCCCCCAAGCCATCAAGCGGGCGGGGTTTAGGGCCATCATCGGGGAGAGCTTTGCGGAAATCTTCTTCGGCAACGCCACCGCCATCGGCCTTCCCTGCGTGGCCTTGGCCCCGGAAGACCTGGCGGTGCTCTTCCAGGCGGTGGAGCAAGACCCCGGGCTGGAGGTGGAGATCGACCTGGTCAACCAGGAGGTGCGCTTCGGGGACCGGGTGGCTCCCCTCTTCATCCGGGAGGAGGCTCGGGAGGCCTTGACCCAGGGGCTTTGGGACCCCATCGGGGAACTCCTGGAAGCGGGGGAGCTCCTGGACGCCTTCGACCGGAAGCTCCCCTACCCTAGGAGGGCGGAATGA